Proteins from a genomic interval of Toxotes jaculatrix isolate fToxJac2 chromosome 5, fToxJac2.pri, whole genome shotgun sequence:
- the ndrg4 gene encoding protein NDRG4 isoform X2, translated as MAGIKEQQFTEEKPLLPEQRGVESDMESCEQLMPAGDWKEHDVETPFGMLHVVIRGAPKGNKPAILTYHDVGLNHKLCFNTFFNNEDMQEITKHFVVCHVDAPGQQIGASQLPQGYQYPTMDQLAGMLPTVVQHFGFKSIVGIGVGAGAYILAKFALIFPDLVEGLVLLNIDPNGKGWIDWAATKLSGLTSTLPDTVLPHLFSQEELMNNTELVQSYRQQINNTINQFNLQLFWNMYNSRRDLEMNRSGTVLNAKTLKCPVMLVVGDNAPAEEGVVECNSKLDPTNTTFLKMADSGGLPQLTQPGKLTEAFKYFLQGMGYIAYVKDRRLSGGPVPSASMTRLARSRTASLTSASSIDGSRSRACTHSDSTEGVGTVTQTMEVSC; from the exons gaACATGATGTTGAGACCCCTTTTGGGATGCTGCATGTGGTGATCCGCGGAGCGCCCAAAGGAAACAAACCTGCTATCCTCACCTACCACGATGTGGGACTGAACC ACAAACTGTGCTTCAACACTTTCTTCAATAATGAGGACATGCAGGAGATCACCAAGCACTTTGTGGTTTGCCACGTTGATGCCCCAGGACAGCAGATCGGAGCCTCTCAGTTGCCACAGGg GTACCAGTACCCCACTATGGACCAGTTGGCCGGGATGCTGCCCACTGTGGTGCAGCACTTTGG ATTTAAGAGCATCGTTGGGATCGGAGTTGGAGCTGGAGCTTACATTCTGGCCAAGTTCGCT CTGATCTTCCCTGACCTGGTGGAGGGTTTGGTTCTGCTCAACATCGACCCCAACGGCAAAGGATGGATTGACTGGGCTGCAACCAAG ctgTCAGGTCTGACCAGCACTCTGCCAGATACTGTGCTGCCACATCTTTTCAGTCAG gagGAGCTGATGAACAACACAGAGCTAGTGCAGAGCTACCGACAACAGATCAACAACACCATCAACCAGTTCAACCTGCAGCTCTTCTGGAACATGTACAACAG TCGTAGGGACCTGGAGATGAACCGCAGTGGGACGGTGCTCAACGCCAAGACCCTGAA GTGCCCCGTGATGCTGGTTGTAGGAGACAACGCCCCTGCTGAGGAAGGAGTG gttGAGTGCAATTCCAAACTGGATCCAACCAACACCACCTTCCTAAAg ATGGCTGACTCTGGTGGTCTCCCCCAGCTCACACAG CCTGGAAAGCTGACTGAAGCCTTCAAGTATTTCCTGCAGGGAATGGGCTACA TCGCTTATGTGAAGGATCGGAGGTTGAGTGGAGGGCCAG TGCCCTCCGCCAGTATGACCCGCCTGGCTCGCTCCAGGACGGCCTCCCTGACCAGCGCCAGCTCCATTGACGGGTCCCGCTCTCGGGCCTGCACTCACTCCGACAGCACGGAGGGAGTCGGCACAGTCACCCAGACCATGGAGGTTTCCTGCTGA
- the ndrg4 gene encoding protein NDRG4 isoform X4 produces the protein MPECWDGEHDVETPFGMLHVVIRGAPKGNKPAILTYHDVGLNHKLCFNTFFNNEDMQEITKHFVVCHVDAPGQQIGASQLPQGYQYPTMDQLAGMLPTVVQHFGFKSIVGIGVGAGAYILAKFALIFPDLVEGLVLLNIDPNGKGWIDWAATKLSGLTSTLPDTVLPHLFSQEELMNNTELVQSYRQQINNTINQFNLQLFWNMYNSRRDLEMNRSGTVLNAKTLKCPVMLVVGDNAPAEEGVVECNSKLDPTNTTFLKMADSGGLPQLTQPGKLTEAFKYFLQGMGYMPSASMTRLARSRTASLTSASSIDGSRSRACTHSDSTEGVGTVTQTMEVSC, from the exons ATGCCTGAGTGCTGGGATGGG gaACATGATGTTGAGACCCCTTTTGGGATGCTGCATGTGGTGATCCGCGGAGCGCCCAAAGGAAACAAACCTGCTATCCTCACCTACCACGATGTGGGACTGAACC ACAAACTGTGCTTCAACACTTTCTTCAATAATGAGGACATGCAGGAGATCACCAAGCACTTTGTGGTTTGCCACGTTGATGCCCCAGGACAGCAGATCGGAGCCTCTCAGTTGCCACAGGg GTACCAGTACCCCACTATGGACCAGTTGGCCGGGATGCTGCCCACTGTGGTGCAGCACTTTGG ATTTAAGAGCATCGTTGGGATCGGAGTTGGAGCTGGAGCTTACATTCTGGCCAAGTTCGCT CTGATCTTCCCTGACCTGGTGGAGGGTTTGGTTCTGCTCAACATCGACCCCAACGGCAAAGGATGGATTGACTGGGCTGCAACCAAG ctgTCAGGTCTGACCAGCACTCTGCCAGATACTGTGCTGCCACATCTTTTCAGTCAG gagGAGCTGATGAACAACACAGAGCTAGTGCAGAGCTACCGACAACAGATCAACAACACCATCAACCAGTTCAACCTGCAGCTCTTCTGGAACATGTACAACAG TCGTAGGGACCTGGAGATGAACCGCAGTGGGACGGTGCTCAACGCCAAGACCCTGAA GTGCCCCGTGATGCTGGTTGTAGGAGACAACGCCCCTGCTGAGGAAGGAGTG gttGAGTGCAATTCCAAACTGGATCCAACCAACACCACCTTCCTAAAg ATGGCTGACTCTGGTGGTCTCCCCCAGCTCACACAG CCTGGAAAGCTGACTGAAGCCTTCAAGTATTTCCTGCAGGGAATGGGCTACA TGCCCTCCGCCAGTATGACCCGCCTGGCTCGCTCCAGGACGGCCTCCCTGACCAGCGCCAGCTCCATTGACGGGTCCCGCTCTCGGGCCTGCACTCACTCCGACAGCACGGAGGGAGTCGGCACAGTCACCCAGACCATGGAGGTTTCCTGCTGA
- the ndrg4 gene encoding protein NDRG4 isoform X3, with amino-acid sequence MPECWDGEHDVETPFGMLHVVIRGAPKGNKPAILTYHDVGLNHKLCFNTFFNNEDMQEITKHFVVCHVDAPGQQIGASQLPQGYQYPTMDQLAGMLPTVVQHFGFKSIVGIGVGAGAYILAKFALIFPDLVEGLVLLNIDPNGKGWIDWAATKLSGLTSTLPDTVLPHLFSQEELMNNTELVQSYRQQINNTINQFNLQLFWNMYNSRRDLEMNRSGTVLNAKTLKCPVMLVVGDNAPAEEGVVECNSKLDPTNTTFLKMADSGGLPQLTQPGKLTEAFKYFLQGMGYIAYVKDRRLSGGPVPSASMTRLARSRTASLTSASSIDGSRSRACTHSDSTEGVGTVTQTMEVSC; translated from the exons ATGCCTGAGTGCTGGGATGGG gaACATGATGTTGAGACCCCTTTTGGGATGCTGCATGTGGTGATCCGCGGAGCGCCCAAAGGAAACAAACCTGCTATCCTCACCTACCACGATGTGGGACTGAACC ACAAACTGTGCTTCAACACTTTCTTCAATAATGAGGACATGCAGGAGATCACCAAGCACTTTGTGGTTTGCCACGTTGATGCCCCAGGACAGCAGATCGGAGCCTCTCAGTTGCCACAGGg GTACCAGTACCCCACTATGGACCAGTTGGCCGGGATGCTGCCCACTGTGGTGCAGCACTTTGG ATTTAAGAGCATCGTTGGGATCGGAGTTGGAGCTGGAGCTTACATTCTGGCCAAGTTCGCT CTGATCTTCCCTGACCTGGTGGAGGGTTTGGTTCTGCTCAACATCGACCCCAACGGCAAAGGATGGATTGACTGGGCTGCAACCAAG ctgTCAGGTCTGACCAGCACTCTGCCAGATACTGTGCTGCCACATCTTTTCAGTCAG gagGAGCTGATGAACAACACAGAGCTAGTGCAGAGCTACCGACAACAGATCAACAACACCATCAACCAGTTCAACCTGCAGCTCTTCTGGAACATGTACAACAG TCGTAGGGACCTGGAGATGAACCGCAGTGGGACGGTGCTCAACGCCAAGACCCTGAA GTGCCCCGTGATGCTGGTTGTAGGAGACAACGCCCCTGCTGAGGAAGGAGTG gttGAGTGCAATTCCAAACTGGATCCAACCAACACCACCTTCCTAAAg ATGGCTGACTCTGGTGGTCTCCCCCAGCTCACACAG CCTGGAAAGCTGACTGAAGCCTTCAAGTATTTCCTGCAGGGAATGGGCTACA TCGCTTATGTGAAGGATCGGAGGTTGAGTGGAGGGCCAG TGCCCTCCGCCAGTATGACCCGCCTGGCTCGCTCCAGGACGGCCTCCCTGACCAGCGCCAGCTCCATTGACGGGTCCCGCTCTCGGGCCTGCACTCACTCCGACAGCACGGAGGGAGTCGGCACAGTCACCCAGACCATGGAGGTTTCCTGCTGA